From the genome of Diorhabda sublineata isolate icDioSubl1.1 chromosome Y, icDioSubl1.1, whole genome shotgun sequence, one region includes:
- the LOC130451892 gene encoding uncharacterized protein LOC130451892: MSNQNKIQRTSAKGSLTRFTKYSQTIKDDDDIDLLDLEQRLTKAETLFEDFHNAQLAIESEDPDFEINYDTVHSPVREQFENEFYKITSAVKRFIMLHETHEHTSIHGNDSNYPQLNLPTFDGSLDQWLFFRDSFKSIIHDNSTMTNVQKFHYLRLSVQGTAADKIKLLQICEANYNIAWKLLCDRFEDKQSLIKNHIKSLFQLPTLTKESHEGLNFILDSVEKNLNALNVLERPTDHWDDLLVYLITTKFDHITHRAWDSRNDATKIPTLKELLKFIEERCRVLSSLDCNSNDEPKRNLKFNTNKHSKSFVTTSTKLNCSMCNNNHNLYSCPEFTKLSPSEKLITAKRLRLCINWLGSNHRTKDCKSTGCHKCGKIHHTLLHFPNSKENENQIPINTSAINSPGTSDTISDSSNTQISLTSTPSKSPQILLSTALVTVFDRFGNPHQCRVLLDSGSQVNFISEKLCNTLQLNKQQIDILVTGISQMSHNVQSSSLLKFRSNINNFSKTISCIALPQITDHLPSLPLELAKLNIPEKITLADPNFHHPAPIDLLIGADTFWDLLSIDQIKLGKNLPTLQKTKLGWIVSGPIFTNTQRFVTHHCTLSTNILESQLTKFWEIEEVPKASHLSYEERLCEELYKNTTTRHNDGRFIVTIPLKNETSVLRDSKNTAIRRFLNLEKRLGKNLDLKAQYQNLIDEYIKLGHMSLASSQTDNSGFFLPHHCVLKESSTTTKLRVVFDDSAKTTSGLSLNDITMVGPNIQDNLFHILLRFRKHNYVLSADITKMYGQILVTERQRNLQKNLWRSTSDEDINTYQLNTVTYGTEPAAFLSIRSPHEVAYRHLNESPDICNIILHDFYVDDLLTGASTVDEANNIKVRLSELLLEYGFPLRKWKSNMNTFVHDAESEILHIGDEDQNKTLGLLWNPSAGCLQFSINISNCSPKITKRQILSSTAQIFDPLGLLSPVTITAKIILQELWKLKISWDKSVPSDLHTTWSNYYSRLLNIISLKIPRQILLSNCITKQLHGFCDASQAAYCACIYIRCSDSLGNCTSNLLCSKTRIAPLKLITIPRLELCGALLLAELVEKVTCDFQPNEITYWTDSSICIAWINSSPHILKTFVANRVSQIQNLAKAELWRHVNTTDNPADLLSRGINPTELINSKFWFHGPSWLIKSTTCWPSHDLTMDNTIIIPEVRTKVLSFASYINVFDTYIISCIKQFSSFITSAYLRVCLTIHSQRSTQK; this comes from the coding sequence ATGtctaatcaaaacaaaattcaacGTACTTCAGCAAAAGGCTCTCTAACAAGATTCACTAAATACTCTCAAACTATAAAGGATGATGATGATATAGATTTACTTGATTTGGAACAACGCCTAACAAAGGCAGAAACCCTTTTTGAAGACTTTCACAATGCGCAACTTGCTATCGAATCTGAAGATCctgattttgaaataaattatgacACAGTACACTCTCCTGTGagagaacaatttgaaaatgaattttataaaataacttctGCTGTTAAGAGATTCATTATGTTACACGAAACACATGAACATACAAGTATACATGGAAATGACAGTAATTATCCACAACTAAATTTGCCCACATTTGATGGCTCTTTAGACCAATGGTTGTTTTTTAGAGATAGTTTCAAGTCAATCATTCATGATAACTCTACAATGacaaatgtacaaaaatttcattatttgaggCTATCTGTTCAAGGTACAGCTGCAgacaaaatcaaattattacaaatttgtGAAGCAAACTATAACATAGCATGGAAGTTACTCTGTGATAGATTTGAAGATAAACaatctttgataaaaaatcacataaaaagtttatttcaattaccCACACTAACAAAAGAATCTCATGAAGGTCTCAATTTTATTCTTGACAGTGTAGAGAAAAACCTCAATGCTTTAAATGTTTTAGAGAGACCAACAGATCATTGGGATGATTTACTTGTATACTTAATTACTACAAAATTTGATCATATCACCCATCGAGCATGGGATTCACGCAATGATGCTACTAAAATACCCACATTgaaagaattattaaaattcattgaGGAACGTTGTAGAGTCCTATCATCGTTAGATTGCAACTCAAATGATGAACCTAAACGTAACCTTAAGTTTAATACTAACAAACATTCAAAGTCATTTGTAACAACATCTACCAAACTCAACTGTAGTATGTGTAACAATAACCATAATTTATATAGTTGCCCTGAATTTACAAAACTATCTCCATCAGAGAAACTGATTACTGCAAAACGTTTACGCTTATGTATCAACTGGTTAGGTTCAAATCATCGAACCAAGGACTGCAAGTCTACAGGTTGTCataaatgtggaaaaatacACCACACATTACtccattttccaaattcaaaggAAAATGAGAACCAAATCCCTATTAATACGTCAGCAATTAATAGCCCTGGAACTTCTGATACAATTTCGGACTCTAGCAACACACAGATTAGCCTCACATCTACACCCTCCAAATCACCACAAATCTTACTTTCAACAGCCCTTGTTACTGTTTTTGATAGATTTGGAAATCCACATCAGTGCAGGGTATTGCTTGATAGTGGAAGTCAAGTAAACTTCATATCTGAAAAACTGTGCAACACTCTCCAACTGAATAAACAGCAAATTGACATTTTGGTCACAGGAATTAGTCAAATGTCCCACAATGTTCAATCATcatctttattaaaattcagGTCAAATATCAAcaacttttcaaaaacaataagcTGTATTGCATTACCCCAAATCACAGACCATCTGCCATCCTTACCACTTGAGCTGGCTAAACTTAATATTCCTGAAAAAATCACACTTGCCGATCCCAATTTTCATCATCCTGCACCTATTGATTTATTGATAGGAGCTGACACCTTTTGGGATCTTTTGAGCATAGATCAGATCAAACTGGGGAAGAATCTACCTACCttacaaaaaacgaaattagGATGGATAGTTTCTGGTCCAATATTTACTAATACTCAAAGGTTTGTCACACATCATTGCACCCTCTCCACTAATATTCTAGAATCTCAACTCACAAAATTCTGGGAAATTGAGGAAGTTCCAAAGGCTTCACACCTTTCTTATGAAGAAAGGCTATGTGAGGAACTATATAAAAACACAACTACAAGACACAATGACGGACGCTTTATTGTTACCATACCTCTAAAAAACGAAACTTCTGTACTTCGTGACTCCAAAAACACTGCCATACGccgttttttaaatttagagaAACGACTAGGTAAAAATCTTGACCTAAAGGCAcagtatcaaaatttaattgacgaatatataaaacttggaCACATGTCTCTTGCTAGTTCTCAAACTGACAATTCAGGCTTTTTTCTTCCACATCACTGTGTCTTGAAGGAAAGCTCGACCACAACCAAACTACGAGTTGTTTTTGATGACTCAGCAAAAACAACCTCTGGACTGTCACTCAATGACATCACTATGGTAGGTCCTAATATTCAAGACAACTTATTTCATATTCTTTTAAGGTTTAGAAAACATAATTACGTATTAAGTGCtgatataacaaaaatgtatGGCCAGATTCTTGTGACAGAAAGACAaagaaatctacaaaaaaacCTCTGGCGATCTACATCTGATGAGGATATTAATACATATCAGTTGAATACTGTGACTTATGGCACAGAACCGGCTGCCTTTTTATCAATTAGATCACCTCACGAAGTAGCTTATCGTCATTTAAATGAATCACCTGACATCTGCAACATTATTCTACACGATTTCTATGTCGATGATCTTCTCACGGGAGCCAGTACAGTAGATGAAGCAAATAATATTAAGGTAAGGCTTTCTGAACTCTTACTTGAGTATGGTTTTCCTCTAAGGAAATGGAAGTCCAACATGAATACTTTCGTGCATGACGCAGAATCTGAGATTCTGCATATAGGTGATGaagatcaaaataaaactcTAGGCCTACTCTGGAATCCTTCTGCTGGTTGTTTACaattttccatcaacatctCTAATTGTTCACCAAAAATTACAAAGAGACAAATACTATCCTCTACTGCACAAATATTTGATCCGCTTGGACTACTTTCTCCTGTCACAATTACAGCCAAAATAATCCTACAAGAACTctggaaattaaaaatatcgtgGGACAAGTCTGTACCTAGTGACCTGCATACTACTTGGTCTAACTATTATTCTCGTTTACTCAATATCATCAGTCTAAAAATACCTAGACAAATTCTACTGTCTAATTGTATTACAAAACAGTTACATGGGTTCTGTGACGCATCACAAGCAGCATATTGTGCATGCATTTACATTCGCTGTAGCGATTCGTTAGGAAATTGCACTTCTAATTTATTGTGTTCCAAAACACGCATAGCACCACTCAAACTCATTACTATACCAAGACTTGAACTCTGTGGCGCTCTTCTGCTGGCAGAGTTAGTTGAAAAGGTAACATGTGATTTTCAGCCCAATGAGATTACCTATTGGACTGATTCGTCAATTTGTATAGCTTGGATAAATTCTTCCccacatattttaaaaaccttTGTCGCCAATCGCGTATCACAGATTCAGAATTTAGCTAAGGCTGAATTATGGAGACACGTGAATACCACGGACAATCCTGCTGATTTACTATCACGTGGAATTAATCCAACAGAActaataaattctaaattttggTTTCACGGACCATCATGGTTAATAAAATCAACTACATGCTGGCCATCACACGACCTAACAATGGACAACACTATTATCATCCCAGAAGTCCGCACAAAGGTTTTATCCTTTGCTAGTTACATAAATGTGTTTGATACTTACATTATTTCTTGTATCAAACAATTTTCAAGTTTCATAACTTCAGCGTATCTTCGCGTATGTCTTACGATACACTCACAACGTTCGacccaaaaataa